GCCCCGCCCCATCGGCACAGGGAACGCCCCCGCTGATTCGGAGCCAactcagcagcctaattagtccccggtgttaccaattaacactgcaaaatcaTGCAGTTACGTGCGCAATAtagtgtggaggggggggggggggggcgcattcaCACATCGCATCAACTCCTATTGAGCCtcggatgcgcaaatgtgcacaaaaatagaccaCGTGGCGTATTGTTTTTTCAGCTGATACAAACGTGGGCACAAACGTGGGCAATGTGGggggaagccattgaaatcaatgggatcttttGACTGCAGCTTGTGAGCACGAACATCCGCGGCCGCTACTGTCATCCTGTAAGCCCCCAGGTAACGGCCGGGgcggctgccgctcactacattTTCATGTCTTAtgagaattttgatgcagaattacaaAACGTTCACCTCTTTCACTGCGGAGGGAGAAATCGGGGTCAGAATCCGCGTAGAAGAGGCGCCACTCGGGCAGGTTGGTCTCCGATGTAAAGTTGCGCCATTTCTGACTCCTCCCTCATGCAATTAACTTCTGCCTATTACAAATTGAAGAAGTGCTGACCGCTCCCTTTCTCTTGCAGTGCACGCCGTGACGGGGAAGCCGATGGCATGGCACGACAACCAGGAGGAGGCCGCCGACGGTACGCCACTGTGTTATACCAATCGTCTGATTACTGGCTGCAGCAGGGAAACCACAACTAGCGGGAGGGAGAATATAGTGCCAGGCGGCTGCAGCAATCTTTACGGGGGAACACTGCAGCACAAGTCCCAGCTGTCACCCAGCTCGCCCCGGGGCCAGAATGACAGACTGGAAGAAGATGGCCCCTGCTTGTACACATGAaccaggaggctcaggatgaGCAGAGCTATtagtctctctcccccccccccccccccccctcttccccaggCTAGGAGGATTAGGATAAACAAGGATGTTCCCATTCAGTGACAGTAAGCAGGGATCTTGAAGTCCCCCGTTACGATACAGTGATTATGGAGAAGCTGGTCCTGAATTATCCTTGGGCCCGCGGTACGGCAGTGCAGTGAGGGGCGCAGCGGCTTCAGTCCGTCACATCGAGCGCTTGTCTTTTTGGAAAACTTGCGTTTGGAAGTTGTCAGCGAGGCGGCCGTTAATAATCACGTATTCAGCGCTCGCCCCTCGCGGCCGACTGATGGCTCGCCATTAGCATTAATTCAGACGCACAAATCCGATTTCAGTCCATGAGGAACAGACACCGGCGTCTGCTGCAGCGGAGGGGCCggctctttaactttttttttttttaaacttccgtcatccaagtaaaaaaaaaacaaaaaaaccacacGTTTATTTCCTCGAATTGCGCAGCAGTAATCAGCGAGCTCTCCTCCTCCGCCAGCGCTCTGGTTTTTTTCTACACCCAATGACTTGAACGAGTAACTCATCGGTGACGCTGCGGCAGAATAAGACACTGCAGCTTCTTTTACAGCCTGTAATGCGCCACTCAGTTGCATCAGACGGGAGAAACCGCCCGCCTGTTTACCAAGAGCCCCACCGATCAGCGGGAGGCGGAGGGGGCCGCATACATATTAATGCGCCGCCACGGCTTCATCGCTGCAAACATGCCAATGCAAGTAATCCGAAACAGCTGAACTGATCGGTACGCGCGCGGAGCGCCGAGATCAGAGCGGCCATCGCTATACTGCAGCGGCCGCAGTCCGGGGGATCGGGGACACAACAGCTTGATCTGCATTACACTCCAGTCTTTCTCCCCCAGAGAGCTTCCTGAATATAATCCATCACGCGGCTCTGGAGCCGACCAAGAAGTACAGCGAGCCGCAGACCACGAGCCAGGAGATCGGGTGGATGACACGGCCCCTGGTAAGTACTTGGCTCTGCCAGGGAGGGGCACAAAGGCGGCACATTCATCTCTTACCTCCCCCGCAGATCAGCATGGACTGGACCGACCGGCGGCTGCAACATCACCGGCAGAAGACGGAGATCACGGCGTACATGGAGACAGCGCAGCGGCTCAAGTAGAGCGTCAGTCTACGGGGAGGAGAGTGGGACCACCCCCTGCGCTGCCCACGGACCCCTTCACCCGTCTTATATCTCTCACCCAATATACAGAAGACTTGTAGCTCGTGAGCGGTGGGGGCGCTGTACACTACAGCATATGTGATAAGGCCAGGAGTAGAAAGCTGCGGCGCGCCGTCTCAGTCCTCTATTACCGGTTTATACATTGGCAGTAAATATGACTCCTCCCACTAATGacccagactcctcccactaacGAGCTGAAGCCGCTCAACTTCAACTTGTCTTATTTAATAGAACCATAAAACGTGTTCCATACATTAAAAAAAGGCCGACACAAATGATAGGAGCGTCCGGACGGCGTTCCCAGCGCCACGAGAAATGTGACGGCCAATAAAGAGTCTCTGACAATGTGCGGCCACAACCAGAGGAGCCGCCGGGGGGCCGAGTCACAGCAGCCGTCTCTCATCTTCCTTTATTCTTCATCTTCTGACGAACCTTCTTCCCCGGACGCTTCTGAAGAtacaagaaaacaattcaaatgaAACTCCATGGCAaataaagggttaaaggaaagtGTTAGAAGCAACATCAGCTAATGAGAGTCTGTGTGTGTCCGCTTACAAGCTTACTGGATCCaataaccagcagaatagtgagtgcagctctggggtataatacaggatgtaactcaggagcagtacaggataagtaatgtatgtacacagtgactccaccagcagaatagtgagtgcagctctggagtataatacaggatgtaactcaggatcagtacaggataagtaatatatgtacacagtaactccaccagcagaatagtgagtgcagctctggggtataatacaggatgtaactaaggagcagtacaggataagtaatatatgtacacagtaactccaccagcagaatagtgagtgcagctctggggtataatacaggatgtaactcaggaacagtacaggataagtaatgtatgtacacagtgactccaccagcagaatagtgagtgcagctctggagtataatacaggatgtaactcaggatcagtacaggataagtaatgtatgtacacagtgactccaccagcagaatagtgagtgcagctctggagtataatacatgatgtaactcaggatcagtacaggataagtaatgtatgtatacagtgactccaccagcagaatagtgagtgcagctctggggtataatacaggatgtaacccagtagcagtacaggataagtaatgtatgtacacagtgactccaccagcagaatagtgagtgcagctctggagtataatacaggatgtaactcagggtcagtacaggataagtaatgtatgtacacagtgactccagcagcagaatagtgagtgcagctctggagtataatacaggatgtaactcaggatcagtacaggataagtaatgtatgtacacagtgactccagcagcagaatagtgagtgcagctctgcagtataacacaggatcagtacaggataagtaatgtatgtacacagtgaccccaccagcagaatagtgagtgcagctctggggtataatacaggatgtaactcaggatcagtacaggatacgtaatgtatgtacacagtgactccaccagcagaatagtgagtgcagctctggggtataatacaggatgtaactcaggatcagtacaggataagtaatgtatgtacacagtgactccaccagcagaatagtgagtgcagctctggagtataatactggatgtaactcaggagcagtacaggataagtaatgtatgtacacagtgactccaccagcagaatagtgagtacagctctggagtataatacaggatgtaactaaggatcagtacaggataagcaatgtatgtacacagtgactccaccagcagaatagtgagtacagctctggagtataatacatgatgtagctcaggaccagtacaggataatctatgtacaccgtgactccagcagaatagtgagtgcagctctggagtataatgcaggctgtagctcaggaccagtacaggataatcTATGTACACCGTGACTGCTCGGTTTAGGTCAGTGATATCTGTATAtttatattctgcagcgctttacaaATGGGGAAGTATATATAAGTGTATAGACATTGTTCATCTACTTACATTCGCGTTCTTGCCTCCCTTCTTCCCGGGTCGCTGGGGACCTTTTCCATGTGCAACTTTTGCTCGGAAACCAGAGACGTCATTAAAACTTTCCTTTGTGTTCATCTTTGACCCCTTTTTCCTTCCCCCGAACCCGAATTTCTGGTCTTTGTATTTTCTCTTGGCGTTCGGTCTTTGCATGGAGAAAATAAAGTGTTCTATGTATTAGTCAGACACAAGTGATACGATACAGGACGGGCTGCGTCAGTCGGGCTGACAGATGGTGCAGCGCAGGCTACTGACCCGCCACCTATCGGCCTTCCTACAAGCTGCACCTTCCTGTTCCGTCTCGGACACTTACCCCCTCTTGGCCTTCGGGTTGGCTCCACTGGGTTTCTGTGGCGGCTGATCACCTTCTAGGAAATCCAGCTTATCCGAAAGACCTAAAAGGATGGAAGACGTAAACATCACAATCAAGGACACACATGTCGGTACGGTCAGGCCCGGAAGTCATGCAGATTAACTGCCAGGTACATCATTACAGCAGCTGAAGGTCTAAAACACTCCTGACGGGCGATAGCGACATGTTAGTGCGGGGCCGGCGCCGAGACCCAAACAGGTTCCACAGAGCCTGCAGACCACTCAGATGAGCACTATTGTCATTtcgttctagtgatcagtggtggtctcagcaCGCGGACCCTCACCaattaaaacttttgacatatcgcTAGCACATCAGAATTTTATTTTTACCTTTAGTATCCggttttaaagggtttgtccagatgTAAACTATCGATGTTCTATCCTTAGGATACATCAAGAGTAGATCAGTAGGTTTGCTGCCCAGACTCCCCGCCAATCAGCCATTTACCCCACTGATGTGTTTCAGCACTGAGCCGATTTccacaggaagtagacagcttcaTTCTGGctacagtggccaggtttggcattgcagaccattcacttcaatggaaactttacCTGTATTACCAAgccgggccactgcagtgaggacggagctgtctgtttcctgtagaAATCTGCTCAATGCATGAACCCACCAGCCACAAGAACATCTGATTAGCAAGGGCCCTGGTGGCAGACCGCTACTGTTCTATTGATGACCCACCCCACAGATTGACTATTTAtcgtttacaattggacaactcctttagggAAAGGGGGATATTATATCTAGATAAAATATGATAGGTTCACTTTAAATTTAAAGGGACCCTCCAGTTCTGGGGGCAAAAATCTGTCCATGGACTAGAGGAGGAAGTAGGAGAGTTATATTACCTCCCTTCCTTCCTACCATTCTGGCCTCCGTTCCGCCATGGCCATATTAGAAGTATGAAGAGCGGCCACAGGAGTAAACGGTAGTCAGAAACTGCATGCTACTTTtagattggccagcactgctcacatgagaggtgctggccaatcagagcagcatataACGTTAGTTGGCAAGAATTGCCACTTTAGAAGTATGAAGAAAGGACGGCACTGGGTAACACCGCCCTCCAGTCGCTGACAAGTTTCATTCTAGGACCAGAGGGTCACATTAAGGAAATTAACACCACATGTATAAGCTAACGGGGCGGAGGATCAGCGGCGCCCTCGCTGCGGCTCTTTACCTCTCTGATACTTTTTGATCTGGTTCATCATGTTGGTTTTCGCTTTCTGTCTCTTCTGTAAAACATCAACTTGCACCTAAAGATGAAAGCAAGAGACATGCAGGGTTACGAGCGGCCGGACCGGATGTAGGACACACAAGGACACTAAAGCCGCAGTAACCGCAAGGGCTGGCAGCGCCGCTCACCTTCTTCCCGTACTTCTTCAGGGCGCGCAGCTGTTTGGCTTTTTCGGATTTC
Above is a window of Eleutherodactylus coqui strain aEleCoq1 chromosome 3, aEleCoq1.hap1, whole genome shotgun sequence DNA encoding:
- the CFAP144 gene encoding cilia- and flagella-associated protein 144; the encoded protein is MAAGQRDEVSLNAIHRETIRKERRSQRLVTEYRINPQHRVHAVTGKPMAWHDNQEEAADESFLNIIHHAALEPTKKYSEPQTTSQEIGWMTRPLISMDWTDRRLQHHRQKTEITAYMETAQRLK